GTCTGATCCAATTCGTCGAAAGCCCCGAATGGGGTCAGTTATGCCCTTGCGTCGCGCCAAGCTGCGCCTATTACTTCGTCAAGAACAACACCCGTCGCCAATGGTGTTCCCCACAATGCGGCAACCGAGCCCGAGTCGCCCGCCACTCAGAGCGGCCCCGCCAAGTGTAAGGGCCTACGATCTCCA
The Mycolicibacterium arabiense genome window above contains:
- a CDS encoding CGNR zinc finger domain-containing protein translates to MQFVESPEWGQLCPCVAPSCAYYFVKNNTRRQWCSPQCGNRARVARHSERPRQV